In one window of Candidatus Margulisiibacteriota bacterium DNA:
- a CDS encoding AsnC family protein, with translation MEDNWYALVVAILLKVPPETSFKMLNEGSRKVSSALNDNDTLDMLKYREDGITFKEIGEMYGISESAAYRRMKYYKEHKKNRSAVTEAAS, from the coding sequence ATGGAAGATAACTGGTATGCGCTTGTAGTAGCAATATTGCTCAAGGTGCCGCCTGAAACAAGCTTTAAAATGCTAAACGAAGGAAGCAGAAAAGTAAGCTCAGCTCTAAACGATAATGATACTTTAGACATGCTCAAGTATAGAGAGGATGGAATTACATTTAAAGAGATAGGTGAGATGTATGGCATCTCTGAGTCAGCTGCTTATAGACGCATGAAATATTATAAAGAACATAAAAAAAACCGCTCTGCTGTAACAGAAGCGGCAAGCTAA
- a CDS encoding AbrB/MazE/SpoVT family DNA-binding domain-containing protein produces the protein MKATGIVRKIDDLGRIVIPKELRRSYDIQEGDPLEIFTDEENIVLKKYEPQVSCVFCEEDNPGELLKFKEKIVCRKCVSNIKASYGR, from the coding sequence ATGAAGGCAACAGGAATAGTTAGAAAAATTGATGACTTAGGAAGAATTGTAATTCCTAAGGAACTGAGGAGAAGTTATGACATTCAAGAAGGTGATCCTTTAGAGATATTCACCGATGAAGAAAATATCGTTCTAAAAAAATATGAACCTCAAGTGAGCTGCGTATTTTGTGAAGAGGATAATCCAGGCGAATTATTAAAATTCAAAGAGAAAATTGTATGCAGGAAATGTGTAAGTAACATAAAGGCGAGTTATGGAAGATAA